GCGAGAGTGCCAATCCGCCGATCCGCCGGTGCCTCTCCCCGGAGCTGCAGCCACGCCTCGTAGTGCATGCGCAGGCCGCTGGCGCCTACTGGATGGCCGAAGCTCTTGAGTCCTCCGTCCGGGTTGACCGGCAGGTCCCCGTCCAGGGCGAACGTGCCCTCCAGGACCTCCCGCCAGGCCGTTCCCCGCTCGCAGAATCCGAGGTCCTCCATGAGCACCAGCTCGGTGGGCGTGAAGCAGTCGTGGACCTCGGCCATGGCCAGCTCGGCCCGCGGGTCGGTGATGCCGGCCTGGGCGTAGGCGTCGGCGGCCGCCGCGGCGCACTCCGGCAGCGTTGTGAAGTCGAACCCGGGGTCGACCAGCCCGCTGCCGTTGCCGGCCACCAGCGAGAGGGCCTTCACGTACAGCGGTGCGTCGGTGTAGTCGGTCGCCCGGTCGGCCGGGACCACCACGGCCGCGGCGGCCCCGTCCGCCACCCCGGCACAGTCGAACACCGAGAGCCGTCCTGCCACGGCGGCCATCTCGCAGATGGCCTCGGCCGAGGTCTCGCGCCGGAACTGGGCCAGGTCGTTGCGGGCCCCGTTGAAGTGGTTCTTCTCGGCGATCCTGGCCACCACGTAGCGCAACTCGTCGACGTCCACCCCGTAGCGCTCCGCGTAGGCCGGGAGGATGAGGCTGAACATGGCCGCCGCGGTGAGTGTGCGGTTGGTGCCGTCGGTGGGAATCGGAAAGGCGTTGAGGCCCTGGTAGCCGCCGTCCTTGACCTTTTCGGCGCCGATGGCCACCGCCACGTCGTAGGCCCCCGAGGCCACGGCGTAGCAGGCCTGCCGCAGCGCATCGGACCCGGTGGCGCAGAAGTTCTCGACACGGGTCACCGGCTTGTCGTCGAGCCGCAGCGGCGTGGCCAGCGAGATGCCCGAGGCCGAGGACTGCGAGGTGCCGTACCAGTAGGCGTCGATGTCGCCCTTGGCCAGGCCGGCCGACGCCAGGGCCAATCCGTGGGCGTCGATCAGGAGGTCGTCCAGCGAGGAGTCCCAGTGCTCCCGGAACGGTGTGCAGCCCATCCCCACGATCGCCACGCGGTCCCGTATGCCGTGTGAGGCCATGTGAACCCCGTCCCCTCGTACCGGCTCAGCCCCGGAGGGGCCGACCCTTCCAGAAGTAGTTGTGCAGGCCGTCGGATGTGGACAGGCGCCGGAAGGTCATCTCCACTCGGTCGCCGATCGCCACAGCCGAAGGGTCGACATCGGTCAGCTCGATGGGCATCCGGCCACCGCCGTCGAAGTCGACCACGGCGAACACCACCGGCGGGCTGGGCGAGTGGGCCAGCCGATCCACGGTGAAGGTGACGACGCTTCCCACGGCATCGGCCATGGGTGCCGGGTCCATGTCGTCGACGTCGCCACCGGCGATGCCCACCCTCGACGGCGGAAGGTGGGTGATGCCGGTGGTGCGGTCCGTCGAGCCGACGAAGCCGTGCTTCCAGGTGCTCCGGCGCAGGGCGGCAGGCGACGAGGGGCGGTTCGGCTCTGGACGGTTGGCGGGCTGGACCCGGAGCAGGCCACGCCACGCTAGGTAGCGGGTGTAGGCCACATCGGCCCTGTCCCCGATCTGCGCTGCCACCGATCGCTCCGGTCGGCCGGCCGCCAGGGCGTCGGTGGCCCGGAAGAACAGGACCTCGCAGCCGTCGGCCAGCACCACCATGGCGACCACGGCTCCCGGTTTCGCCGTGTCCAGGACGTCGGCCAGCAGCAGGGCAGGATGGGCGGCGCCGGAGTTGCCGACCGTCTCGGACCGATCGTCGGCGATGGCTACGCCGAGGCCCGATGCGGCCTTCCTGGTGGCCCGTCCGTGCAGCCCGACGACGGCTGCCACCGTCACGTCTTCGGTGGTCAGGCCCGTGGCATCCAGGGCGTCAGCCCACGCCCGGTGCACCAGCGGCAGGTAGGCCTGCTCACCGAAGCGGTCCTCCCAGGTCCGTGAGTGGTCGTCGCCCGGGGTGCGCCAGCGGTCGGTGAACTCGGTGGTGGACGTGGCGCCGCCCAGGTACTCGGCCAGCAGCGGGCCGTCCTCGGAGCATCCGGAGAGCACGGCGACAGCGGCGTCCCCGCCACCGCCGTCCTCCGGCCCGGTGGGAAGGCCGACGCGGATGTCGGAGGCCACCACCAGCGTGCGCGCGGCGCCCTCCAGTGCAGTCCGCAGGGCGCCGACGGCGGAGCGCGACGCCCCGCCGAAGTCGAGTGCCGGGACCGATGCGTCTAACCGGAGGGCTGCGTGTATGACCGTGGCGTTGGTCTTGTCCAGGTAGGCCGGGGCGACGGTGGAGAACCACACGGCCTCCGGTCCGGGTCCGGCGACGGCCAGCGCCCGACGGGCCGCCTCCACGCCCATGGTGGTGGTGTCCTCGTCGTACGACGCCACCGAACGGTGCCCGCGCCCGCCACCCGACCCCATGGCCTCGCCGATGGCCGACCGGGCCAGGCGGCTGTACGGCACGTGGGTGCCGTAGGCCAGGATCCCCCTGCTGCCGCTCATGTGCCCATCCTGTTTCCATCTGCCGACTCGGTCCGACGGCCAGATCTGACGGACCGTCAGATATGATCCTAGGCGGTTACCTTCCCGTCACCGACCAACCAGAGCACCGGCACCAGGCATGGACTTCGACTTCTCACCCGACCAGCAGGCCTTCGCTGTCGAGGTCGAGGCGTTCCTGGACGCCAACGACGACCCCGAGGTGTTCGACCCCACGCGGGAGAACATGGCCCAGATCGTCGACACCCCCAAGCGTCGGGCCCTCATGCGCAGGCTCGGCGAGCGGGGCTGGCTCGGTATCACCTGGCCCACCGAGTACGGGGGCCAGGAGGGCGAGGGCGTATACGAGTACATCCTGAACGAGGCCCTGGCCGCCCGGGGCGGCCCCCAGATCGGCAAGGGCGTCGGCATCATCGGCAAGACCCTCATCGCCCACGGATCGGAGTTCCTGAAGGAGGAGTTCCTGCCCAGGATCCTGGCCAACGAGGTCGAGTTCGCGGTCGGCTACAGCGAGCCGGAGGCCGGCTCGGACGCCGCCGCCATGAAGTTGAAGGCCACCGAGACCGACGGCGGTTGGATCCTGAACGGCCAGAAGACGTGGACCACCTCGGCCCACTTCGCCGAGTGGTACTGGGTGGGAGCACGGACCGACCCGGACGCCCCGAAGCACTTCGGCATAACCCTGTTCCTGGTGCCCATGGACCATCCGGGGATAACCGTCCAGGGCATCATGACCATGGGCGACGAGCGGACCAACGACGTGTTCTTCGACGACGTGTTCGTACCCGACGAGTACGTGGTCGGCGAGCTGAACCACGGCTTCAGGTACATATCCCAGGCCCTCGACCTGGAGCGGTTCACCATGTTCACCTTCTCGCCGGTGAAGCAGCGCCTCGACCTGCTGGTCGACCACGTGCGTACCGCCACCAGGGACGGTGGGCTGCTGAAGGACGATCCGAAGGTGCGATCCCGGATCGCCCGACTGGCCACCACGGCCGAGGTGGCCCGCGGCATGGGCCTCCGGGTCGTCGACGCCTCGGCGAAGGCCGAAAAGGAGGGTGGCGCCCCGCCGACCATGGAGTCATCGGAGTACAAGCTGTTCACCACCGAGTTCTCCAAGCGGCTGGCCGACGCATCGATGGACCTCGGCGGACCCGGCACGCAACTGCGGGTCGGCACCGCCGGGGCACCGATGGCCGGGCGGGCGGAGTCCACCTACCGCTACACGGTGCTGGACACCATCGGTGGCGGCACCTCCGAGGTGCAGAAGAACATCATCACCCGACGGGGCCTCGGCCTCCCCAAGAACTTCTAGGCGACGTCACATGCCGGACCGCCCCCTCCTCGACGGGATCACAGTCCTGGACCTCGCCTCGGTGGGGCCAGCCGTACGCGCCTCGCGCTGGCTGGCCGACTGGGGGGCCGACGTGGTCAAGGTCGGTCCCGTCCCGAAGGACGCCGGCGTGCAGATCGTGCCCCCGACCCATGCGTACAGCGCCCACAGGGGCATGCGCCGGGTGCTCCTGGACCTCAGGTCCGACGGCGGCCGGAACGCCTTCCTGCGCCTGGCCACAGCGGTCGACGTGGTCATCGAGAGCTTCCGACCCGGCGTGGTCGACCGCCTCGGCATCGGCTTCGACGACGTCAGGACGGTGAACCCCGGCATCGTCTACTGCTCGACCACCGGCTACGGCCAGACCGGCCCCCGGGCCGACTGGGCCGGGCACGACCTGAACTACCTGGCCGTGGGCGGCTACCTCCACTGTTCGGGACGCGACGGACGCGGCGGCCCGGCACTGCCCGGCGCCACCGTGGCCGACAGCGCCGCCGGTGGGCTCCACGCCGTGGCCGCAATCTGCGCCGCCCTCACGGCCCGGGCCACCACCGGCGAGGGCGCGCACCTGGACGTGTCGATCGCCGACGGCGTGCTCTCGCTGATGTCCCTGGCCGTCGACGAGTTCCTGGCCGAGGGCACCCGGCCGGGGCCCCGCCACGGCCTGCTGACGGGCCGGTACGCCTGGTACGACCTCTACGAGGCCTCGGACGGCGGCTGGCTGGCCGTGGCCGCCATCGAGCCCCGCTTCTTCGCCAACCTCTGCCGGGCGCTGGGTTGCGCGCAGTGGCTGAACCAGCAGCGCGACGACCGTGCCGTCGACCCCATGCGGGCCGACTTCGCCGCCGCGTTCGCCACCCGCACCCGCGACGAGTGGGCCGCCGACCTGGGGCCCGCCGACACCTGCGTCTCGGCCGTCCTGGACATACCCGAGGTGGTGGCTGACGAGCAGTTCGGTGCCCGTGGTGGCTTCACCGAGGTCACCCACCCCACCGCCGGCAACATCCGGCAGGTGGC
Above is a window of Acidimicrobiales bacterium DNA encoding:
- a CDS encoding acetyl-CoA acetyltransferase; the encoded protein is MASHGIRDRVAIVGMGCTPFREHWDSSLDDLLIDAHGLALASAGLAKGDIDAYWYGTSQSSASGISLATPLRLDDKPVTRVENFCATGSDALRQACYAVASGAYDVAVAIGAEKVKDGGYQGLNAFPIPTDGTNRTLTAAAMFSLILPAYAERYGVDVDELRYVVARIAEKNHFNGARNDLAQFRRETSAEAICEMAAVAGRLSVFDCAGVADGAAAAVVVPADRATDYTDAPLYVKALSLVAGNGSGLVDPGFDFTTLPECAAAAADAYAQAGITDPRAELAMAEVHDCFTPTELVLMEDLGFCERGTAWREVLEGTFALDGDLPVNPDGGLKSFGHPVGASGLRMHYEAWLQLRGEAPADRRIGTLA
- a CDS encoding OB-fold domain-containing protein, whose translation is MSGSRGILAYGTHVPYSRLARSAIGEAMGSGGGRGHRSVASYDEDTTTMGVEAARRALAVAGPGPEAVWFSTVAPAYLDKTNATVIHAALRLDASVPALDFGGASRSAVGALRTALEGAARTLVVASDIRVGLPTGPEDGGGGDAAVAVLSGCSEDGPLLAEYLGGATSTTEFTDRWRTPGDDHSRTWEDRFGEQAYLPLVHRAWADALDATGLTTEDVTVAAVVGLHGRATRKAASGLGVAIADDRSETVGNSGAAHPALLLADVLDTAKPGAVVAMVVLADGCEVLFFRATDALAAGRPERSVAAQIGDRADVAYTRYLAWRGLLRVQPANRPEPNRPSSPAALRRSTWKHGFVGSTDRTTGITHLPPSRVGIAGGDVDDMDPAPMADAVGSVVTFTVDRLAHSPSPPVVFAVVDFDGGGRMPIELTDVDPSAVAIGDRVEMTFRRLSTSDGLHNYFWKGRPLRG
- a CDS encoding acyl-CoA dehydrogenase family protein; the encoded protein is MDFDFSPDQQAFAVEVEAFLDANDDPEVFDPTRENMAQIVDTPKRRALMRRLGERGWLGITWPTEYGGQEGEGVYEYILNEALAARGGPQIGKGVGIIGKTLIAHGSEFLKEEFLPRILANEVEFAVGYSEPEAGSDAAAMKLKATETDGGWILNGQKTWTTSAHFAEWYWVGARTDPDAPKHFGITLFLVPMDHPGITVQGIMTMGDERTNDVFFDDVFVPDEYVVGELNHGFRYISQALDLERFTMFTFSPVKQRLDLLVDHVRTATRDGGLLKDDPKVRSRIARLATTAEVARGMGLRVVDASAKAEKEGGAPPTMESSEYKLFTTEFSKRLADASMDLGGPGTQLRVGTAGAPMAGRAESTYRYTVLDTIGGGTSEVQKNIITRRGLGLPKNF
- a CDS encoding CoA transferase, which translates into the protein MPDRPLLDGITVLDLASVGPAVRASRWLADWGADVVKVGPVPKDAGVQIVPPTHAYSAHRGMRRVLLDLRSDGGRNAFLRLATAVDVVIESFRPGVVDRLGIGFDDVRTVNPGIVYCSTTGYGQTGPRADWAGHDLNYLAVGGYLHCSGRDGRGGPALPGATVADSAAGGLHAVAAICAALTARATTGEGAHLDVSIADGVLSLMSLAVDEFLAEGTRPGPRHGLLTGRYAWYDLYEASDGGWLAVAAIEPRFFANLCRALGCAQWLNQQRDDRAVDPMRADFAAAFATRTRDEWAADLGPADTCVSAVLDIPEVVADEQFGARGGFTEVTHPTAGNIRQVAAPLAGQVDAATLPVHDQAAPDTDRILAHAGLTASELRDLRTTGAIA